The Streptomyces vinaceus genome contains the following window.
GCTGTCCAACGCGGAGATCGCCGCGCACCTGGTGGTGGCCGAGCAGACCGTGAAGACGCACGTGGGGCGGATCCTGGTGAAGCTGGGCCTGCGGGACCGGACCCAGGCCGCGGTGTTCGCGTACGAGACGGGTCTGGTCCGTCCGACGGGCTACTGAGTGCCCCGGGTAGTACCTGAGAGGGAGGCCGGGATATCCCCTTCAGCGGCGACGCGGACGAGGGGGCGGCCGACCTACGGTGTGGGTATGAGCGAGACGACCTCCCGGGCGAATCCCCGGACACCCGAGTTCCGGATGGCCTCCGGCCTGTTCCAGAGCCTGCGCCGGGATCTGATCACGGACGCCTTCGCCTACCGGCCGCTGGCGCCGATGCGCACCGACGGGCCGGTGGTGCGGCGGCTGCCCGCGCGGATACGGCCGTACATGGCGTATCTGCCGCATGCGGTCGTCGGGTTCGTCGCGTTGTTCGTGGTGATGCTGACGTCCACGACCAGCGGGGAGTACGTCGTACCGAGCAGCTCCCTCGTGATGGGGCTGGTCGCGGCCACGCCGGTGCTGATGACCCTGATGCGGCCCGTGGGCGCGTTCTGGGCGGCCATCGCCGCCACCGGGGCGCTCGCGGTGGTCGGCTCCGGCATGAACGACGTGTGGCCCTGGACGCCGGGTGCCTTCGTCTCCTACCTCGCCACGGTGACCTTCGCCGCGATGCGGACCAGGCCCCGGGCGGCGGGCTGGATGTGGCTGATCACCCTCGGGGTCGGGATCGGGGTACCGGTCGTGCTCGGCCGGGGGGAGCCGGTCGAGGTCATGCCGATGGCCTTCCTGCTGGCGGTGTCGCTGCTGGTGGTGACGGTCCGCAACATACGCAGGGAAGCGGAGGAGGTAGTCAGCGCGCAGCAGGAGGTCACGGCCGTCGAGCGGGACCGGCGGACGCTGCTGGAGGAGCGGACGACGATCGCGCGGGAGCTGCATGACGTGGTGGCCCACCACATGTCGGTGGTGGCGATCCAGGCGGAGGCCGCGCCGTACCGGGTGAAGAACCCGCCGCCGGAGCTGGAGGCGGCGTTCGCCACCATCCGGGAGAACGCGGTGGCGGCGCTGACGGAGCTGCGCCGGGTGCTGGGTGTGGTGCGCTCCGCGGACTACGAGGCGCCGGACGCCCCCCAGCCGACCCTGGCCTCGCTGGACGGGCTGCTGGCCAATGTGCGGGAGGCCGGGCTGGGCGTGGAGAAGACGGTGACGGGTGCGGTGCGGGAGCTGCCGCCGGGGGTGGAGCTGTCGGCGTACCGGATCATCCAGGAGGCGCTGAGCAACACCCTGCGCCATGCGCCGGGGGCGGCGGCCTCGGTCGAGGTCTCGTACGTACTGGGCGGGTTGGGGATACGGGTGGTCAACGCGGCGGCGACCGGGGACGTGCGGCCGTCGCCGGGCGCCGGGCACGGGATCACCGGGATGCGGGAGCGGGTGGCCATGCTGGAAGGTGAGATGACGGCGGGGGTGACCGAGGCGGGCGGGTACGAGGTGGCGGTGTTCATACCCGTGCGCGGCCGGCAGGGCGGGGCGCAGGACGAGGCGCCGGGGCAGGCGCAGGGATCGGGGCAGTCGGCATGACGATCAAGGTGCTGATCGTCGACGACCAGATGATGGTCCGGGAGGGCTTCTCCGTCCTGCTGAACGCGATGGACGGCATCGAGGTGGTCGGCGAGGCGGTGGACGGGCGTGAGGCCATCGCCAAGGTGGCCGCGCTGCGGCCGGACGTGGTGCTGATGGACATCCGGATGCCCGTGATGAACGGGCTGGAGGCGACGCGGGAGATCGTGGCCTCGGACACGGACGCCAAGGTGCTGGTCCTGACGACCTTCGACCTCGACGAGTACGTGTACCAGGCCCTGCGGGCCGGGGCCTCCGGGTTCCTGCTGAAAGACGCCTCGGCCCGGCAGCTGGCCGAAGGGGTGCGGGTGGTGGCCTCCGGTGAGGCACTGTTGGCGCCGACGGTCACCAAGCGGCTGATCCTGGAGTTCTCGAAGCTGTCGACCCCGCCGAAGCCGGCGGATCCGGCGGGGATAGGGGAGTTGACCGAGCGGGAGACGGAGGTACTGGTGCTGATCGCGCAGGGGCTCTCCAACGCGGAGATAGCGGACCGGCTCATCGTCGCGGAGTCCACGATCAAGACGCACGTGAGCCGGATCCTGGTGAAACTGGGCCTGCGCGACCGCACCCAGGCCGCGGTGTTCGCGTACGAGACCCGACTGGTGACCCCGGCCTAGCGGGGCCGGCGACACCCCGGCGCGGCGACTCCCCGGAGCGCGGGGGAGCCGGCGCCCCCGGAGCGCGGGGGCCGGCGGCCGCCCTTCTATGCGGCGAGGAGTTCCAGGACGGCCCGTACGGCGTCGAGGACGGGCTGGCCGAGCGCGCCGGCCGTGGCGGCGATGCCCGCGACGGCCATCAGGGCCCGGTGCCGCTCCTCCGGCGGAACCGCGTCGGAGTCGGCCGCCAGGGCCGGGAGCGCGTCGTCGAGGGACCGCGCGGTCAGCGGGGACACCTGCTCGCGCAGCTCCGCCAGCAGGACGACCAGCTCGCGGACGGCTTCCGCCAGGGCCGGATCGGCCGGGCGGACGGACGCGGGATCCGGGCCGTGGTTGACCATGCCGGTGTTGTGCGTGCCGCCGTGCATGTTGACGGTCCGGCCGAAGTAGTAGCTGTCCCCGCTCATGCGGATGTCATCCCCACGTTGTTGGAGCCGCCGTACATGTTCACGGCGTCGCCGAAGTAGTAGTTCCTCGGGTTGCTGATCGTCAGCCTCTCCACTCGGACGCGGAGTTCGGCGTCAGGGTTCTCGATCGCATGGGCGATCTGCTGGACGAGCCGGTTCAGGTGGCCGCTCTCCCCGGTGACCAGTGCGGTCGACTGCCCGTTCGACTCGACGGCCAGCACGAAAGGGGAGGGCGCGGTCAGTACCCGCAGCCAGTCCACGATGAAATAGAGCAGTCCGGCCGCGACGGCGAACCAGACGAACCGCGTCAAGCTTTCGAGGGTCTCGCGCTCCCGGCTGAAGATGTTCGCCGTACCCGCCAACAGCGTGAACCCCAGACCGGTCAGCAACGCGACCGCCGAGCGCTTCAGGAAGGCCAGCGTGGCTTCCTTGCGGCGCGGATGCAGGACGAACGTGTAGACGCGGGCCACGTTCTGGAGCGGGTAGACCGCCCCGCCCACCCACAACAGCCGTCTGGTGACGGTCAGATCCAGACTGGCCGGCAGCCCGGCCGAGGTCATCGGAGGCGGCCCCGGCGGTTGCTGCGGGACCGGCGGCGCGGACTGTGGCGGCGAGGCCGGCGGCCGGTGCCATGGCCTCTGCGGCTGCTGAGGCGCAGGTGGCTCTGTCGCTTCCATACATCCCCCTGAGATGGAACCGCATCGGAACGGAGCCCCATGAGAGCCTTCGCCGCGCGGGCCCCGCAAGGGGAGTTCCGGCCGTGCGCCGGGCGGTCTTCTACAGTGAAGGGATGGGCTTTGATCCGTGGGACGCCGCGTTCGTCGCCGATCCTTACCCCGCCTACCGCGAGCTGCGGGAGCAGGGACGGGCACTGTGGTGGGAGGCCACCGGGCAGTGGCTCGTACCGCACTACGCCGACGTGAGCGCGCTGCTGCGCGACCGCCGGCTCGGCCGGACCTACCTGCACCGCT
Protein-coding sequences here:
- a CDS encoding sensor histidine kinase, with amino-acid sequence MSETTSRANPRTPEFRMASGLFQSLRRDLITDAFAYRPLAPMRTDGPVVRRLPARIRPYMAYLPHAVVGFVALFVVMLTSTTSGEYVVPSSSLVMGLVAATPVLMTLMRPVGAFWAAIAATGALAVVGSGMNDVWPWTPGAFVSYLATVTFAAMRTRPRAAGWMWLITLGVGIGVPVVLGRGEPVEVMPMAFLLAVSLLVVTVRNIRREAEEVVSAQQEVTAVERDRRTLLEERTTIARELHDVVAHHMSVVAIQAEAAPYRVKNPPPELEAAFATIRENAVAALTELRRVLGVVRSADYEAPDAPQPTLASLDGLLANVREAGLGVEKTVTGAVRELPPGVELSAYRIIQEALSNTLRHAPGAAASVEVSYVLGGLGIRVVNAAATGDVRPSPGAGHGITGMRERVAMLEGEMTAGVTEAGGYEVAVFIPVRGRQGGAQDEAPGQAQGSGQSA
- a CDS encoding response regulator, encoding MTIKVLIVDDQMMVREGFSVLLNAMDGIEVVGEAVDGREAIAKVAALRPDVVLMDIRMPVMNGLEATREIVASDTDAKVLVLTTFDLDEYVYQALRAGASGFLLKDASARQLAEGVRVVASGEALLAPTVTKRLILEFSKLSTPPKPADPAGIGELTERETEVLVLIAQGLSNAEIADRLIVAESTIKTHVSRILVKLGLRDRTQAAVFAYETRLVTPA
- a CDS encoding DUF6232 family protein, yielding MTSAGLPASLDLTVTRRLLWVGGAVYPLQNVARVYTFVLHPRRKEATLAFLKRSAVALLTGLGFTLLAGTANIFSRERETLESLTRFVWFAVAAGLLYFIVDWLRVLTAPSPFVLAVESNGQSTALVTGESGHLNRLVQQIAHAIENPDAELRVRVERLTISNPRNYYFGDAVNMYGGSNNVGMTSA